A single Oncorhynchus mykiss isolate Arlee chromosome 24, USDA_OmykA_1.1, whole genome shotgun sequence DNA region contains:
- the LOC118944059 gene encoding tripartite motif-containing protein 42-like: protein MPGTDSESGCWPRMRSSKKRSNPKAKHTGKEIGAQDAQTKAELDPMTRSLALHLCCPSCDTLLLQPVSLPCGHCLCQPCLEGIRNKPSSTKASDAQQAQPYSQCPSCLVHYSLQPGGAWPFPENLLLANVSEQLLERLEGLRRVKQPKNTRAKDTSLRVTTCEICSKQREAQSYCRTCGLNNCAKYLRKLHGNQAFQAHVLTEPVEGGCRDPCPTHHDSSLSHCCLDDGALGCQECMEQGHQGHDVSPVHEARARREVGIRNSLEQAEKVKSQCEADMVSMDQLRVRTGSDGAELRHHVREGFLSLRNVLLDQEAALLSHLDILTSSTCSGARDFLQTSAPLLGSLTGLEVISEQALLEPDTVAFLTGAMALTQWLQKVNGDIHRPALTLQEGEPFKGVKMDFDTLLRDLQGLLVTHLHWKSPEVDAVVASATSVESDILEGCCEVLQVPSCPGTPHRTLALADSPLSPRNPKSPRKLVMEEQLGLSAGDCSDKERHLLPRPPIIYQHIVSRDTVEIFWMLPMGEEVETFDIHFQDAVTVGMAMEEGKGVVLVGLKTCNLQTAGLRLDTHYLFRARSVNSHGAGEWSSSYRVNTERQGDEAKAAVTQEI from the exons ATGCCTGGTACTGATTCTGAATCTGGCTGTTGGCCACGCATGAGATCTTCAAAGAAGCGCTCCAACCCCAAAGCCAAACACACAGGAAAGGAAATAGG CGCTCAGGATGCCCAGACCAAAGCTGAGCTAGACCCGATGACCCGCTCCCTGGCTCTCCACCTGTGCTGCCCATCCTGTGAcactctcctcctccagcctgTGTCTCTGCCCTGTGGCCACTGCCTCTGCCAGCCCTGCCTGGAAGGCATCCGCAATAAGCCCTCCAGCACCAAGGCCTCTGATGCCCAACAGGCCCAGCCCTACTCCCAGTGCCCCAGTTGCCTGGTTCACTACTCCCTCCAGCCTGGCGGGGCCTGGCCCTTCCCAGAGAATCTTCTTCTGGCCAACGTATCTGAGCAGCTCCTAGAGAGGCTGGAGGGCCTGAGGCGGGTGAAGCAACCCAAAAACACCCGGGCCAAGGACACATCCCTGAGGGTGACCACCTGCGAGATCTGCTCTAAGCAGCGCGAGGCCCAGAGCTACTGCCGCACCTGTGGCCTCAACAACTGTGCCAAGTACCTGAGAAAACTCCATGGCAACCAGGCATTCCAGGCCCACGTGCTGACGGAGCCCGTGGAGGGTGGGTGCCGCGATCCATGCCCCACCCACCACGACAGCTCCCTGTCCCACTGTTGCCTTGACGATGGAGCTCTGGGGTGCCAGGAGTGTATGGAACAGGGGCACCAGGGGCATGACGTGTCACCCGTCCACGAGGCCCGCGCCCGCAGGGAGGTGGGCATCCGCAATTCACTGGAGCAGGCTGAGAAGG TGAAGTCCCAGTGTGAAGCCGACATGGTGTCCATGGATCAGTTGAGGGTCCGAACGGGCTCCGACGGTGCCGAGCTGAGACACCACGTGCGCGAGGGCTTCCTGTCTCTCCGTAATGTCCTGCTAGACCAGGAGGCGGCACTGCTCTCCCACCTGGACATCCTGACCTCCAGTACCTGCAGCGGTGCCAGGGACTTCCTCCAGACCTCTGCTCCACTCCTTGGCTCCCTGACTGGGCTGGAGGTGATCTCTGAGCAGGCCCTCCTGGAGCCCGACACCGTGGCCTTCCTGACTGGGGCCATGGCTCTGACCCAGTGGCTGCAGAAGGTCAACGGGGACATCCACCGCCCTGCCCTGACTCTCCAGGAGGGGGAGCCCTTCAAGGGGGTGAAGATGGACTTTGACACCCTCCTTAGAGACCTGCAGGGCCTTCTGGTGACCCACCTCCACTGGAAGAGCCCTGAAGTGGATGCAGTGGTTGCATCAGCGACCAGTGTGGAGTCAGACATTTTGGAGGGGTGCTGCGAGGTGTTGCAGGTGCCATCCTGCCCAGGGACCCCCCACCGCACCCTGGCCCTGGCGGACTCCCCCCTGAGCCCCCGGAACCCCAAGAGCCCCAGAAAGCTGGTGATGGAGGAACAGCTGGGCCTGTCGGCTGGGGACTGCAGCGATAAGGAGCGCCACCTGCTGCCCAGGCCCCCCATCATCTACCAGCACATCGTCAGCAGAGACACTGTGGAG ATCTTCTGGATGCTGCCCATGGGCGAGGAGGTGGAGACCTTTGACATCCACTTCCAGGATGCTGTTACCGTGGGGATGGCcatggaggaggggaagggagtggTCCTGGTGGGGCTGAAGACCTGCAACCTGCAGACAGCCGGGCTCCGCCTAGACACACACTACCTGTTCCGGGCACGCTCTGTCAACAGCCATGGGGCCGGGGAGTGGAGCTCCTCCTACAGG GTGAACACCGAGCGCCAGGGAGACGAGGCCAAGGCAGCCGTGACACAGGAAATCTAA